From the genome of Colwellia psychrerythraea 34H, one region includes:
- the nusG gene encoding transcription termination/antitermination protein NusG yields MSEENISPEGEEKKVNQNPKLRWYVVQAFSGYEGRVQKTLLEHIEIHGLQEKFGEILVPTEEVVEMRAGQKRKSSRKFFPGYVLVQMEMDVDAWHLVKSVPRVLGFIGGTSDRPAPITKKEADRILQRLEETDKPKPKTLFEPGEVIRVIDGPFADFNGVVEELDYEKNRIKVSVLIFGRSTPVDLEFGQVEKGS; encoded by the coding sequence ATGTCAGAAGAAAATATCTCTCCTGAAGGCGAAGAAAAGAAAGTTAATCAAAATCCGAAATTGCGTTGGTACGTAGTACAAGCATTTTCTGGTTATGAAGGTCGCGTTCAAAAAACATTGCTTGAGCACATTGAAATCCACGGTTTACAAGAGAAATTCGGTGAGATTTTAGTTCCTACTGAAGAAGTAGTAGAAATGCGCGCAGGTCAAAAGCGTAAAAGCTCACGTAAGTTTTTCCCTGGATACGTTTTAGTACAAATGGAAATGGATGTTGATGCTTGGCATTTAGTGAAAAGTGTTCCACGTGTTCTTGGCTTTATTGGTGGTACAAGTGATCGTCCTGCACCGATTACCAAGAAAGAAGCGGATCGTATTTTACAACGTCTTGAAGAAACAGATAAGCCGAAGCCTAAGACATTGTTTGAACCAGGTGAAGTTATTCGTGTTATTGACGGACCATTCGCTGACTTTAATGGTGTAGTTGAAGAACTTGATTACGAGAAAAACCGTATCAAAGTATCTGTACTTATCTTTGGTCGTTCAACGCCAGTTGATTTAGAATTTGGTCAAGTTGAGAAGGGTAGCTAA
- the secE gene encoding preprotein translocase subunit SecE produces MNASTEEQPSSSFDAVKWGVIFLLLAGAVAGNYVYGEESVLIRAVAVVAMVGIAGLIALQTEKGRNAAIFAKEARTEVRKVVWPTRQEAVQTTGIVLVVTLLMSLLLWGLDSVLFWLVGLVTGMQV; encoded by the coding sequence ATGAATGCAAGTACAGAAGAGCAACCAAGCAGTTCTTTCGATGCAGTAAAGTGGGGAGTTATTTTCTTACTTTTAGCGGGTGCTGTTGCGGGTAATTACGTTTACGGTGAAGAGTCAGTATTAATTAGAGCAGTGGCTGTTGTGGCAATGGTTGGTATTGCTGGTTTAATTGCATTACAAACTGAAAAAGGTCGTAATGCTGCTATATTTGCAAAAGAAGCTCGTACTGAAGTACGTAAAGTTGTTTGGCCAACACGCCAAGAAGCCGTACAGACGACAGGTATTGTATTAGTAGTGACTTTATTGATGTCATTACTACTTTGGGGATTAGACTCCGTTCTATTCTGGTTAGTTGGTTTAGTTACAGGTATGCAGGTTTAG
- a CDS encoding ion transporter: MSISAHNSKLQRFVESKKFQSFLIFLILFNAISLGLETSQFGKANAELLHTIDTTILVLFTIELLLKFIVYRNQFFRSGWNWFDFIIVAISWAPTSGALSVLRAFRILRVLRLLSVVPQMRRVIGALGHSLPGMASVVGVLSIIFYVSAVLTTKIFGTHSDANMQEWFGNIGASAYTLFQVMTLESWSMGIVRPTMELFPLSWVFFVPFIIITSFAVLNLFIGIIVDAMQVMHEEEGKPKQVIATKEDMLILEQKIDKLNQLLQSKSKPDK, from the coding sequence ATGTCTATATCTGCACACAACAGCAAACTACAAAGGTTTGTTGAAAGTAAAAAATTCCAAAGTTTTCTTATTTTTCTTATCCTCTTTAATGCAATTAGTCTGGGCCTTGAAACAAGCCAGTTTGGTAAAGCTAATGCTGAGCTTTTACACACCATAGATACGACCATCCTAGTACTGTTCACAATTGAGCTTTTATTAAAATTCATTGTTTATCGAAATCAATTTTTTCGTTCAGGATGGAACTGGTTTGATTTTATAATCGTTGCCATTTCCTGGGCACCTACAAGCGGTGCATTATCGGTTTTACGCGCCTTTAGAATATTGAGAGTTTTACGGTTACTTTCTGTCGTTCCGCAAATGCGTCGTGTGATAGGCGCCCTAGGGCATTCATTACCAGGTATGGCTTCAGTAGTTGGTGTCTTGAGTATTATATTTTATGTGTCCGCTGTACTAACCACTAAGATATTTGGCACTCATAGTGATGCGAACATGCAGGAATGGTTTGGCAACATTGGGGCTTCTGCTTACACCTTATTTCAGGTAATGACATTAGAGAGTTGGTCTATGGGGATAGTTCGTCCAACCATGGAGTTATTTCCCCTCTCTTGGGTATTCTTTGTACCCTTTATCATTATTACCAGCTTCGCAGTCCTTAACTTATTTATTGGTATTATAGTTGATGCGATGCAAGTCATGCATGAAGAAGAAGGTAAACCTAAACAAGTCATAGCAACTAAAGAAGATATGTTAATACTTGAACAAAAAATTGATAAACTAAATCAATTACTACAGAGTAAATCTAAGCCTGATAAATAG
- the rplK gene encoding 50S ribosomal protein L11 has product MAKKVQALIKLQVAAGAANPSPPVGPALGQHGVNIMEFCKAFNAKTDSLEKGAPVPVVITVYSDRSFTFETKTPPASFLLKKAAGIKSGSGRPNTDKVGTVTTAQLEEIVKTKEPDLTAGSLEAAVRTIAGSARSMGLVVED; this is encoded by the coding sequence ATGGCTAAGAAAGTCCAAGCTTTAATCAAGCTACAAGTAGCTGCTGGTGCAGCTAACCCGTCACCACCAGTTGGTCCTGCATTAGGTCAACATGGTGTTAACATCATGGAATTCTGTAAAGCGTTCAACGCGAAAACAGATTCTTTAGAAAAAGGCGCTCCGGTTCCAGTAGTAATTACTGTATATAGTGACCGTTCGTTTACTTTCGAAACAAAAACTCCACCTGCTTCTTTCTTATTGAAAAAAGCAGCTGGCATAAAAAGCGGCTCTGGTCGTCCTAACACTGATAAAGTTGGAACTGTTACTACAGCTCAACTTGAAGAAATCGTTAAGACAAAAGAACCTGATTTAACTGCTGGTTCACTTGAAGCTGCAGTGCGTACCATTGCGGGTTCTGCTCGTTCAATGGGTTTAGTGGTAGAGGACTAA
- a CDS encoding OmpA family protein, with the protein MRYLPVSKISQFIGLSIFSLSLSAAEQPSAESLVGKVYLGGHTLYLKTDEDRLFNSNANSSIDHASGVGAEAGYRISELFETRLSYTHFNPVAENHNVDLSSGKSIALDLLYFPFKESFYVVGGADVLDVEESNLSAALGAGYRHYLSKNMALYFEGKGHYQFEDNYTDLSAKLGFIYFFGTQKAEIKRSEPVKTKAAVVAPIAAVAPIAELDSDNDGVLDSKDNCANTPATDKVNEVGCTVFTEAQDTVELLINFDSNKAVVKEKYKPIMVKVAKFMEAYPDLSLTIKGHSSAKGSAAYNQTLSAKRAQAVVDVLINDFGVDASRLNSIGYGESELLNTDNTAAAHEQNRRIEATISTTNKVAEKR; encoded by the coding sequence ATGCGCTACTTACCAGTTTCAAAAATAAGCCAGTTTATCGGTTTATCAATTTTTTCTTTATCGTTATCAGCTGCTGAGCAGCCAAGTGCTGAGAGTTTAGTTGGCAAGGTGTATCTTGGTGGCCATACTTTGTATTTAAAAACAGATGAGGATCGTCTTTTTAATAGCAATGCCAACTCATCAATTGATCATGCTTCAGGTGTAGGTGCGGAGGCGGGTTACCGTATCTCAGAGTTATTTGAAACTAGACTTTCTTATACTCATTTTAATCCGGTTGCTGAAAATCATAACGTTGATTTATCATCAGGCAAAAGTATTGCGTTAGATCTATTATATTTCCCATTTAAAGAAAGTTTTTATGTTGTGGGTGGCGCAGATGTTTTAGATGTTGAGGAATCAAATCTTTCTGCAGCATTAGGTGCTGGCTACCGTCATTATTTAAGTAAGAATATGGCACTTTATTTTGAAGGAAAAGGCCATTATCAATTTGAAGATAATTACACTGACCTATCTGCTAAGTTAGGCTTTATCTATTTCTTTGGTACACAAAAAGCTGAAATAAAGCGTAGTGAGCCAGTAAAAACTAAAGCTGCCGTTGTTGCCCCTATCGCTGCTGTTGCTCCTATCGCTGAATTAGATAGTGATAATGATGGTGTATTAGATAGCAAAGATAATTGCGCTAATACTCCTGCAACGGACAAAGTAAATGAAGTAGGCTGTACTGTTTTTACTGAAGCGCAAGATACCGTTGAGTTACTTATTAACTTTGATAGCAATAAAGCCGTAGTTAAAGAAAAATATAAACCAATTATGGTTAAAGTCGCTAAATTTATGGAAGCTTATCCAGATCTTAGTTTAACAATTAAAGGGCATAGTTCAGCAAAGGGAAGTGCTGCATATAACCAGACTTTATCTGCTAAGCGTGCTCAGGCTGTTGTTGATGTTTTAATTAATGACTTTGGTGTTGATGCAAGTCGTTTAAATTCGATAGGTTATGGTGAAAGCGAATTACTAAATACAGATAATACAGCTGCAGCTCACGAACAAAACCGTCGTATAGAAGCTACCATTTCTACTACTAATAAAGTAGCGGAAAAACGCTGA
- a CDS encoding glycoside hydrolase family 9 protein gives MTTVSLYSRLCKLLPLAMVIIVSACSSTPQPSNPPPLTKANIYINQLAFDVQAPKQAVVALPIGETASRFIVYQDSNMIYQGKLTSQPSFSEWGQGAHYYLADFSQVKRRGEFHIVVNTPKQQLASSTFAIKHNAYFALTAKSLINYFKASRHTNPRDESIRMIGTERYVNVSGGWVDAGGDQGKHLSQHTESNFLIPQQGAIATWAMAKSYDSLNRLYDRKALTLELAEEVIWGADYLHRILDSEGYFYTNIYDQRGLAEERLISGYQGAEGDYNTNFQAAFREGGGIAIAALVRAHELSNKTGVQGEFSAKQYLIDAERAFTHLQKNNLRYVDNGKENIIDDYTALIAATELYRITKKSKYLKTARHRAHNLNNRMTSQGWFVSDDDNRPFYHGAEAGLPVIALVDYLAIERNRQIKTKTKRTIKLSLDYQLALNSQVANPFNLARQTFKSYKDGQHTKQQEGFFIPHASEASHAWQGENSRLASLTAAAIWGGKITHSDKSGAFGINDELAYFAQSQIDWIMGKNPYQVSMLYGFGVNNPPHAKSAGTMLNGGISNGITGATSYLNGRGITWAEGPDENNRRWVEQWLQNSTWYLLAMTAMTE, from the coding sequence ATGACAACGGTTTCCCTTTATTCTCGTTTATGTAAACTACTGCCACTTGCTATGGTGATTATTGTCTCTGCTTGTAGCAGCACACCACAACCAAGCAACCCACCTCCCCTAACCAAGGCTAATATTTATATTAACCAGCTGGCTTTTGACGTGCAAGCGCCCAAACAAGCAGTAGTTGCTTTACCCATAGGTGAAACAGCAAGTCGTTTTATCGTTTATCAAGATTCAAACATGATTTATCAAGGTAAGCTTACTTCTCAACCAAGCTTCTCTGAATGGGGGCAAGGTGCTCACTATTACCTCGCTGATTTCTCGCAAGTAAAACGCCGAGGTGAATTTCATATTGTAGTAAATACACCCAAGCAGCAACTAGCTTCATCAACGTTCGCGATTAAACATAATGCTTACTTTGCACTTACCGCCAAATCACTAATCAATTACTTTAAAGCAAGTCGTCATACTAATCCGAGAGATGAATCTATTCGCATGATTGGTACTGAACGTTACGTTAATGTTTCAGGTGGTTGGGTAGATGCAGGAGGGGATCAGGGCAAACACTTAAGTCAGCATACTGAGTCTAACTTTTTAATTCCTCAACAAGGCGCAATAGCTACCTGGGCCATGGCAAAATCTTATGATAGCTTAAATCGATTGTATGACCGCAAGGCATTAACATTGGAGCTTGCTGAGGAAGTTATTTGGGGCGCAGATTATCTACATAGAATATTAGACAGTGAAGGCTATTTTTATACCAATATTTACGACCAACGAGGCTTGGCAGAAGAGCGTTTAATCTCAGGTTATCAAGGAGCTGAAGGTGATTATAACACTAACTTCCAAGCCGCTTTTCGTGAAGGCGGAGGCATAGCTATTGCTGCGTTAGTAAGAGCACATGAACTGAGTAATAAAACAGGTGTTCAAGGTGAATTTTCTGCAAAGCAGTATTTAATCGATGCGGAACGTGCTTTTACTCATTTACAAAAGAACAACCTACGTTATGTTGATAATGGTAAAGAAAATATTATCGATGATTACACTGCCCTCATTGCGGCCACTGAACTTTATCGCATAACTAAAAAATCGAAATACTTAAAAACCGCGCGTCACCGTGCTCATAACTTAAATAATAGAATGACTTCACAAGGTTGGTTTGTCAGCGATGATGATAATAGACCCTTTTATCATGGGGCTGAAGCAGGATTACCTGTTATTGCCTTAGTTGATTATTTAGCAATAGAGCGTAATCGACAAATTAAAACTAAAACTAAACGGACTATTAAACTATCGCTTGATTATCAACTCGCCTTAAATTCTCAGGTTGCTAATCCATTTAATTTGGCACGCCAAACATTTAAAAGCTACAAAGATGGCCAGCACACTAAACAACAAGAAGGCTTCTTTATACCGCATGCAAGTGAAGCTAGCCATGCTTGGCAAGGTGAAAATTCACGCTTGGCCTCATTAACCGCTGCAGCAATATGGGGTGGTAAAATCACTCACAGTGATAAAAGTGGTGCTTTTGGTATCAATGATGAACTCGCTTATTTTGCACAAAGCCAAATAGATTGGATCATGGGTAAAAATCCTTACCAAGTAAGTATGTTATACGGTTTTGGCGTTAATAACCCACCGCATGCTAAAAGTGCGGGTACTATGTTAAATGGTGGTATTTCAAATGGTATCACTGGCGCAACATCATACCTAAATGGCCGTGGCATTACTTGGGCTGAAGGACCTGATGAAAATAATAGGCGCTGGGTAGAACAATGGTTACAAAATTCAACCTGGTATTTGTTAGCTATGACGGCAATGACTGAGTAA